Within Sporosarcina sp. PTS2304, the genomic segment TCTACTGTGGAAGAAGGAAGGGCGACCGCAACAGATGACCAAGTGGTTTTGGATTCCAAAAATTCTCCTTTGCGTGTATCCTCCGGAGAGAGCCGCCTCCGTGCTTTTGCGAATTGATCATAGGAGAAATCGCTTTGTCTTCTGACCCACTCGGCCATATTTTCTCCACTTCGTCGCCACTCTTCGATGATTTCTGTCCATTCCAAATCGGTTTTACTGTGCTCAGCCAAGGGCTGAAGGGTTGGTTCATTCATTTCTCTACTTCCTTTCCAATAAGCTAGTCATAGTTTCTCATTAAAAGAGGAAGAGAGGAATGTGTCCTTCTTTTGACGCTTACCTCTATGAGCGCTACACCATGTTCTATGAGCGGACAACATCACTCTATGAGCGCTACACCATGTTCTATGAGCGGACAACATCACTCTATGAGCGCTACACCATGTTCTATGAGCGGAGAATATCACCCTATGAGCGCTATACCCCATCTCCCATAAATAAAAAAAGGATGTAATAGCAAAATTGCTTTTACATCCTCAATTACTTCACTTTACAACTTTACTTCGCATCAGGCGCAGGTAATTTCTTCATTTGTGGCGCAGGAGTGTTTCCAGATTCTTTACGCTTCTTGAAAATGTAATATCCTAACATCGCCGAGCCGTAAAGGCTACCTAGTTTTTTATTTTGATCAGACACATCGGTATGCATTCCTTTTTGCTGAACAGACGATGTGACGTCAACTAGTGAAGACGTTAGCATATGTGTAGATTGACCGAGATCACCGACCACTTGAAATAAAGGTGTTAAATTTTCAATTTTTGTATTCAAATCCACTAATGAATCATTGCTATTTTTCAATAATGTTCCTGTTTCATCCAAAATACCGTCCAGCTGGCGAGGCAGTTCCCCTACTGTTTTATCTACGTCTTGCAAAATATTGCCAACTTGCTGTAGTACTTTGGCGAAATAAATCGCTAAAATAATAAAGGCGATGCCAATTAAAATGACGCCAATTCCTACGAGATCCATTGTCATTCCTCATTTCTTAATACGTATTTTTCACGCCTTCTTTTCCTCGCTTCCATGACTCGTATACTTTGGAGCCAAACTCCCCATATTGAATCGCTTGGATAAAAGGTTCGGTTCCAGGAAGTGTTCCATCCTCTTCAAACTGCTTTGTGCGCTTATTCACTTCTTCACTCAAGTATCGGCTTGAACGTCCGACATTTTCAATAGTTTCGAACATCGGTGTGGTCGCCGTTAATTTCACTTGTACATCTGTTGCGAGTTGCTCAGTCTCATGTAACGTTACATATAATTGCTCCAGACTTTGATCGAGCTCAGCTTCTACATCTTTTACCGTGTGCGTGACTGTCAATAATAAATGAGACGACTTAGTCAATAACAGCGAAAGGTAGATGGCTATGATCAAAAGTGAAATTGCGATAAATAATAAGCCAACATATGCCATACATACATCCTCCTTTCCACAAACTTAACTACACCTTATCATTCTATACCACTCTGCATTTTTCTAAAACATTAAAAAATCCTACACTCCATATTGGGAATGTAGGATGCTATTATTCATTATTCTTGGTGACGACCGACACATCGTTCGCACTCATACATCATAGACTCGCGTTTTTCCGTGAACTTGTTTCCACACTCTGTACAAACCTTTTCAACCTTTTGTCTTTGCTCTGTTGTCATTTTCATCTCTCATTCCCCCATTCATTTTTTAACCTTCTGTACTGATACAGCAACTTTTATTAATACTAATATATAACAGAGGATATATCATTGTCACGACTTTCAGATAAAATGCGGTATAGACCGATAGAATGGAATATATACTGATGAAACAAGAAAACAGTTTGAATTGCAAAAAAAATCAGTATGTCATTGTATGACATACTGAATCAGCTTCTTTACATCATAAAACTATACACAATCACGGCAGCAATAATGACAAGAGCAACGACTAATACTGTCCACTGTGCGTTATCGGGCTTTTCTGGTCTACTATCCCACTTTTGCATTACAAACGCTTCCTTTCATTAGAATTTTTGATTTTATTCTTCTCCTTAGTAGTTTTCCCTTCGTTATCCGAATTAAACACTGTCTACACCGTCAATTTTTATTACATATTGAATAAAAACAGAAAGAGCGCTAGACAACATACAAAAAATGAATATGGTTCAATATGAGTAAACGCTTACATAATACACTTCTGGCAGAATTAAAAGAAAACATATTAAATAAACGCACAATTTAGAACTTTCTTGTGTTCATTCAGATTTTTTCATGTTATTATTAGTAAATGTTAGGTAACGGAGGTTAGATTATATATTATGAAGGTGAAAAGTATGGAAACTCAAAGTATTCAAGTAGAAGATATCTTAATTGCTAATCAGCTACTAAAAGACGTAGTAGCACACACGCCGTTACAAAAAAATGATCGTCTCTCAGAAAAGTATGACTGCCATGTATATATTAAGCGCGAAGATTTACAGCACGTGCGTTCATTTAAACTGCGTGGGGCTTATTACAAGATGAAACGCATTGAAACTGAAGCGCGTAAACAAGGAATTGTTTGTGCAAGTGCTGGAAATCATGCACAAGGAGTAGCATTTGCTTGTGCCAAACTTGATATTGACGGCAAGATTTTCATGCCACAGACGACACCTAAACAAAAAGTAAACATGGTAAAAATGTTTGGGCGCGATCGTATTGAAATCATTTTAGTCGGTGATACATTTGACGATTGTTTCGAAAAAGCGATTGAACTAATCGAAAAAGAAAAGCGCATCTTTATTCATCCGTTTAATGATAAAGATATTATTGCTGGGCAAGGGACAGTAGCAGTCGAGATTATGAACGATATCGAAGAGCCGATTGATTATGTCTTCGCTAGTATTGGCGGCGGCGGTTTAATGTCTGGACTAAGTACGTACATTAAAAATCTGTCTCCCCATACGAAAATGATCGGTGCGGAGCCTGCGGGAGCGGCAAGCATGAAAGCTTCCATTGATGCACAAAAAGTTGTGCCATTACAGACGATTGATAAATTCGTAGATGGTGCAGCGGTGAAATGCGTTGGAGAATTGAATTATGAAATCTGTAATGATTATGTAGAAAATATTGTAAGCGTACCTGAAGGAAAAGTATGTACTGCTATTTTGGATTTATACAATGAACACGCAATTATAGCGGAGCCTGCGGGTGCATTACCAATCGCGGCGCTTGATTTCTATAAAAATGAAATTAAAGGAAAGTGCGTAGTTTGCGTCATCAGTGGTGGGAATAATGACATTGGACGTATGCAAGAAATCAAAGAAAAGTCGATGATTTACGAAGGTTTACTATATTATTTCTTAGTAGACTTTCCGCAACGGGCAGGCGCACTCCGTCAGTTTCTAGATACCGTTCTCGGTCCAGACGATGATATTACGATGTTCGAATACACGAAGAAAAACAATAAAGAAAGTGGTCCCGGCCTCGTTGGTGTAGAAATCAAAAGAAAAGAAGACTACAGTGGCCTCATTGCACGCATGGAACAAAACGGCTTCCCATACAAAGAAGTGAACAAAGACAGTTCCTTATTTGGACTGTTAATTTAATAATCATCAGGAAGTAAGTCCCTGAAGTAAAACAGGCAGAGAAAAACTATTCGTTTTTCTCTGCCTGTTTTTGTTGTAACGCATTTGTTGTGGAAATCGCTGCATCTTCTGTTATATATCGTTCGCAAAAAATCAAACTTGTCTTTCTATACAGCCGCCTGTTTTTTTATACATATAAGGTAGTCATGTTTTTAAAATAAAATATATGGGTATTTGAATAGTAAAACACGCACAATATGCACATGCTGTACATACATAAGAAGAAACCTTTTTATGAAATATACAGAGAGGCGGTGACTCGAACGTGAGCACCAAACAAACGAAGCATAGAAAAATTAGTGTGGCGATTCTATTCATTATTCCCCTACTCGTGCTTGCCAGTCTGACCATTCCTCACTTCACAACAATTAAAACCGGAGCAGACGTCTACTTACAAACGGAACCCATCATGAAAGAAGATCGGAATGAAAACTATATCGTTCTACGCTATAAAGTAGAAAAAGTTCCAAAAGAACTCATGTCAGACAGCTTAGTCACATTATTAAAAGCGCCTGCTGAATTAGGGCAGACCAAAGTCTTTGGCATCTTGGAAAAAAAGAATGGAGTCGATCAGCTAGTTTCTCTAAGCGAAAAACAACCTACTGAAGGTGTCTATTTAGCCGGCTGGCTCCCACAGACGACTGAACGCGAATACAGAGAAAGTGATCACTACATTGTGAACTTCGGTCTGGATCGCTTTTATGTTCCTAAAAAGGGGCATCGGGTAGTAGCGGATAGTTGGCAAGATGTCACCACTACTGCACATTTTAAAGTGCGGGACGGCAACGGTATTTTGCGAGATGTTCAAATGAAATAAAAAAAGCAGAAAGGATGAACTGATCCTTTCTGCTTTTTCATCTCATAAGCCGAGGGAAATATATTTTACTTCCAAATATTCATCCATTCCTTGGTGTCCGCCTTCACGGCCAAGCCCACTATGTTTAAATCCTCCAAATGGTGCTTGAGGAGCAGACGGAAGTCCATCGTTCAATCCGACGATCCCATAGTCAAGCGCTTCACATACTTGTATGCCTTGTGTAATATTTTCAGTAAAGACATATGCCGCCAAGCCATATATTGTATCATTCGCACGCCCGATTACTTCTTCAGTCGTTTCAAACTGCGTCACTGGCAAGACCGGACCAAACGTCTCATCTTTCATGCATAACATATCATCTGTTACGTCTTTTAGTACAGTCGGCGCATAAAACAGACCTTCGAGCGCTTCACCGCCTGTCAGTACGATAGCTCCTTTAGCAACTGCATCCGACACATGTTCTTCTACCTTTCCCACCGCAGATTCGTCAATGAGCGGGCCTATTTTGACATCTTCTTCTAAGCCATTTCCAACTTTTAATGCTTTCGCCTGTTCACTGATTCGCTTCGTAAATTCTTCTGCAATCGAATGATGGACGTAAATTCGATTGGCACAAACGCACGTCTGTCCAGCGTTTCGGAATTTTGCAGCCATGACGCCTTCTACGGCTTTATCTAAGTCTGCATCAGCCATAACGATTGCGGGTGCATGTCCACCGAGCTCAAGTGAAATTTTCTTCATAGTGTCCGCTGCACCCTTCATCAGCTCTTTTCCCACCTCTGTAGATCCGGTAAATGTTAACTTACGTACACGTTCATCAGCTTGCCATTCACGTGAAATCTCACTCGCACTCCCGGTTACTACATTGATCACGCCATTTGGAATTCCTGCTTCTATTGCTAATTCTACGAGACGAATTGCGGTTAACGGCGTCTGAGAAGCGGGCTTCAACACAACGGTACAACCCGCCGCAAGTGCCGGACCGACTTTACGCGTAATCATAGCAGCCGGGAAATTCCAAGGGGTAATGGCTGCCACTATCCCTACTGGTTGTTTGTGCACGAATAAACGCTTTGTGGATTGTGAGGCAGGAATCGTTTCTCCATATACTCGCTTTCCTTCCTCCGCATACCAACTA encodes:
- a CDS encoding protein YhfH gives rise to the protein MKMTTEQRQKVEKVCTECGNKFTEKRESMMYECERCVGRHQE
- the ilvA gene encoding threonine ammonia-lyase IlvA; translation: METQSIQVEDILIANQLLKDVVAHTPLQKNDRLSEKYDCHVYIKREDLQHVRSFKLRGAYYKMKRIETEARKQGIVCASAGNHAQGVAFACAKLDIDGKIFMPQTTPKQKVNMVKMFGRDRIEIILVGDTFDDCFEKAIELIEKEKRIFIHPFNDKDIIAGQGTVAVEIMNDIEEPIDYVFASIGGGGLMSGLSTYIKNLSPHTKMIGAEPAGAASMKASIDAQKVVPLQTIDKFVDGAAVKCVGELNYEICNDYVENIVSVPEGKVCTAILDLYNEHAIIAEPAGALPIAALDFYKNEIKGKCVVCVISGGNNDIGRMQEIKEKSMIYEGLLYYFLVDFPQRAGALRQFLDTVLGPDDDITMFEYTKKNNKESGPGLVGVEIKRKEDYSGLIARMEQNGFPYKEVNKDSSLFGLLI
- a CDS encoding DUF948 domain-containing protein, with the protein product MDLVGIGVILIGIAFIILAIYFAKVLQQVGNILQDVDKTVGELPRQLDGILDETGTLLKNSNDSLVDLNTKIENLTPLFQVVGDLGQSTHMLTSSLVDVTSSVQQKGMHTDVSDQNKKLGSLYGSAMLGYYIFKKRKESGNTPAPQMKKLPAPDAK
- a CDS encoding GDYXXLXY domain-containing protein, encoding MSTKQTKHRKISVAILFIIPLLVLASLTIPHFTTIKTGADVYLQTEPIMKEDRNENYIVLRYKVEKVPKELMSDSLVTLLKAPAELGQTKVFGILEKKNGVDQLVSLSEKQPTEGVYLAGWLPQTTEREYRESDHYIVNFGLDRFYVPKKGHRVVADSWQDVTTTAHFKVRDGNGILRDVQMK
- a CDS encoding DUF948 domain-containing protein yields the protein MAYVGLLFIAISLLIIAIYLSLLLTKSSHLLLTVTHTVKDVEAELDQSLEQLYVTLHETEQLATDVQVKLTATTPMFETIENVGRSSRYLSEEVNKRTKQFEEDGTLPGTEPFIQAIQYGEFGSKVYESWKRGKEGVKNTY
- a CDS encoding NAD-dependent succinate-semialdehyde dehydrogenase; amino-acid sequence: MDAIQMIINGQWVGSDLPTIDVINPATGETIATVPKGGAGEAAQAVDAASEALAEWSCRSAYERSALLMKWHALIEQHEDRLAKTMTTEQGKPFAEALGEMRYANGFISWYAEEGKRVYGETIPASQSTKRLFVHKQPVGIVAAITPWNFPAAMITRKVGPALAAGCTVVLKPASQTPLTAIRLVELAIEAGIPNGVINVVTGSASEISREWQADERVRKLTFTGSTEVGKELMKGAADTMKKISLELGGHAPAIVMADADLDKAVEGVMAAKFRNAGQTCVCANRIYVHHSIAEEFTKRISEQAKALKVGNGLEEDVKIGPLIDESAVGKVEEHVSDAVAKGAIVLTGGEALEGLFYAPTVLKDVTDDMLCMKDETFGPVLPVTQFETTEEVIGRANDTIYGLAAYVFTENITQGIQVCEALDYGIVGLNDGLPSAPQAPFGGFKHSGLGREGGHQGMDEYLEVKYISLGL